One genomic segment of uncultured Desulfobacter sp. includes these proteins:
- the hysB gene encoding NiFeSe hydrogenase small subunit yields MKNEHMLPETQQKKSGVTRRCFLKTVAGAAAGIGVSQVVNPALVKALEKGLKRHPVLWIQGQSCTGCSVSLLNSVDPQIADVLLKVISLQYHPTLMASEGETALENLFAIAREYEGNFSLVVEGAIPTAAKGKYCVVGEYEHKEYTMVDLVKEVAPMAGSCLAVGTCAAYGGIPAAQGNVTGATSCRDFFADTDINTPLVNIPGCPPHPDWIILSVLHLLEKGIPELDDEGRPMLFFGENIHDNCPRLEMYEAEELSQTLSDPKGCRMDLGCKGPSTYADCYKRKWNNGLNWCVDNAVCIGCVEPGFPDESSPFYEPA; encoded by the coding sequence GTGAAAAACGAGCATATGTTGCCTGAAACGCAACAAAAAAAATCAGGAGTCACCAGGCGGTGCTTTCTGAAAACCGTTGCCGGTGCCGCAGCCGGCATTGGTGTATCCCAGGTGGTAAACCCGGCACTGGTTAAAGCCCTTGAAAAAGGACTTAAACGGCATCCGGTTCTCTGGATTCAGGGACAGAGCTGCACAGGCTGTTCGGTCAGCCTGTTAAACAGCGTTGATCCCCAAATTGCAGATGTGCTTTTGAAAGTCATCAGTCTACAGTACCACCCCACTTTAATGGCAAGCGAAGGCGAAACTGCCCTGGAAAACCTGTTTGCCATTGCCAGGGAATATGAGGGAAATTTTTCTCTTGTTGTGGAGGGCGCCATTCCTACGGCAGCAAAAGGCAAGTACTGTGTTGTCGGTGAATACGAACATAAAGAGTACACCATGGTTGACCTGGTCAAAGAAGTGGCTCCCATGGCCGGCTCCTGTCTTGCTGTGGGCACCTGTGCCGCGTACGGCGGTATTCCGGCAGCACAGGGCAATGTCACCGGTGCCACCAGTTGCAGGGACTTCTTTGCAGACACCGACATTAACACTCCGCTTGTCAATATTCCGGGCTGTCCGCCCCATCCGGACTGGATAATCCTTTCGGTCCTGCATCTGCTGGAAAAGGGTATTCCTGAACTGGATGACGAAGGACGCCCTATGCTCTTCTTTGGAGAGAATATCCATGACAACTGCCCCAGACTGGAAATGTATGAAGCAGAGGAACTGTCCCAGACCCTGTCAGATCCCAAAGGCTGCCGTATGGACCTGGGATGCAAGGGTCCGTCCACCTATGCGGACTGCTACAAGAGAAAATGGAACAACGGCCTGAACTGGTGTGTGGATAACGCCGTCTGTATTGGTTGTGTTGAACCCGGTTTTCCGGATGAATCATCACCCTTTTATGAACCGGCTTAA
- a CDS encoding nitroreductase, whose protein sequence is MELKDAIEQRRSVRAYLHKPVTKDILTDILSIATRAPSTKNTQPWHFYVVTEDPLEQLKRANVDRFRSLEAPPDEMGHILIEPEKGTVYRERQVDIAKRLFNVMGIGREDKAKRMEWMERGFRYFDAPAAIILAGDKSRPIEGLYLDAGLVIQNICLAAVDFGLATCIENQGIIYSDVIREIVEIPDDKRLLVAIAIGYPDWDFPANQVISPREDVENVITWCGI, encoded by the coding sequence ATGGAATTAAAGGATGCCATTGAACAAAGAAGAAGCGTTCGCGCATATTTACACAAACCGGTGACCAAAGATATTTTGACCGATATTCTTAGTATTGCTACCAGGGCACCGTCTACGAAAAATACACAACCGTGGCATTTTTATGTAGTGACCGAAGACCCTTTAGAACAACTTAAACGCGCCAATGTGGATAGATTTCGAAGCCTTGAAGCCCCCCCTGATGAGATGGGGCATATTCTGATTGAACCGGAAAAAGGCACTGTGTACCGTGAACGGCAGGTAGATATTGCAAAACGATTGTTTAATGTCATGGGGATCGGACGGGAAGATAAAGCCAAACGGATGGAGTGGATGGAACGCGGATTTCGGTATTTTGACGCCCCTGCAGCGATCATCCTTGCTGGTGATAAATCACGCCCCATTGAAGGCCTCTATCTGGATGCCGGGTTGGTTATTCAAAATATCTGTCTGGCTGCCGTTGATTTCGGCCTTGCTACCTGTATCGAGAACCAGGGCATCATCTATTCCGACGTAATCAGAGAGATTGTTGAAATACCCGATGATAAGCGCTTGCTGGTTGCCATTGCAATTGGGTATCCTGACTGGGATTTTCCTGCAAACCAGGTGATCAGTCCGCGGGAGGATGTGGAAAATGTTATTACCTGGTGCGGAATATAA
- a CDS encoding YbgC/FadM family acyl-CoA thioesterase, translating into MMNTKHITNLHAENQDPAIHHLKTRVYYEDTDHSGVVYHANYLKFFERAREDIFGVENLVRMWNDKGIGFAVYKADIGYHDGAQFGDLLDIRTTCEKQGPYRVVFFHSAWRPGQNKPAVTCALDLVCLGPGKKLLPIPEFNFLD; encoded by the coding sequence ATGATGAACACAAAACATATCACCAATCTACATGCTGAGAATCAGGATCCGGCCATTCATCACCTTAAGACCAGGGTATATTATGAAGATACGGATCACTCCGGGGTGGTTTACCACGCCAATTATCTAAAATTTTTTGAACGGGCCAGGGAAGATATATTCGGTGTTGAGAACCTGGTCCGGATGTGGAACGATAAAGGCATCGGCTTTGCCGTATACAAAGCGGATATCGGCTACCATGACGGGGCGCAATTCGGGGATCTTCTGGATATTCGCACCACCTGTGAAAAACAGGGGCCATACCGGGTGGTGTTTTTCCACAGCGCCTGGCGCCCAGGCCAAAACAAGCCGGCAGTAACTTGTGCTTTGGACCTGGTGTGTCTGGGGCCGGGCAAAAAGCTTTTGCCCATCCCGGAATTCAATTTTCTGGATTAG
- a CDS encoding RRXRR domain-containing protein, with amino-acid sequence MAIDKARVHQQFPFTIRLIDRSREESDVQPVNVKIDPAANTTGMAIVRVEKLVKASYILHLSELTHRI; translated from the coding sequence TTGGCTATAGATAAGGCAAGGGTTCATCAGCAATTTCCATTTACCATTAGACTTATTGATAGAAGCCGGGAGGAGAGTGATGTCCAGCCTGTTAATGTTAAAATTGATCCCGCGGCTAATACAACCGGCATGGCAATTGTACGGGTTGAAAAACTTGTAAAAGCAAGTTACATCCTCCATCTTTCCGAATTAACCCATAGAATATAG
- the hysA gene encoding NiFeSe hydrogenase large subunit HysA, with translation MSGNKPATAPVGSTKKIKISIDPITRIEGHLRAEVEVKNGFVIDARMSGGMYRGFEQILVGRDPRDAIQITQRICGVCPTAHATASSLALDDAFGVTLTDNGRIARNLILGANFIQSHILHFYHLAALDYVNGPDTAPFIPRYKNNDIRVPKDINDAGVAQYLEALEIRKICHEMVALLGGKMPHVQGIVVGGTTEIPTREALNAYAERFKKVKKFIMEKYIPIIYTLAGPYGDLLKTGVGHKNLVSWGVFPMDSKGNTLFKPGVYTDGKDYKVDPAQIKEYVKYSWFENGTTGLNPTKGQTRPEPGKAGAYSFIKAPRYNDKPHEGGPLARMWATNPELSQTGQSALGVKRVRDIGNACFSILGRHIARAEETALVANAVEQWLAEATPGKETFVQAEIPENAEGIGMTEAPRGALLHYVDIKDSVISNYQITSATIWNANPRDDMGQRGPIEEALIGVPVPDVESPVNVGRLIRAYDPULGCAVHVLDADTGKEIKVEVPL, from the coding sequence ATGTCAGGCAACAAACCAGCCACCGCACCAGTCGGCAGCACCAAAAAAATTAAAATCAGCATTGATCCGATCACAAGAATCGAAGGCCACCTGAGAGCCGAGGTAGAAGTAAAAAATGGTTTTGTGATTGATGCCCGCATGTCAGGCGGCATGTACCGTGGATTTGAACAGATTCTTGTGGGCCGGGATCCCAGGGATGCCATCCAGATCACCCAGAGAATCTGCGGGGTATGCCCCACAGCCCATGCCACGGCATCATCCCTTGCCCTGGATGATGCATTCGGCGTAACACTCACGGACAATGGACGGATTGCCAGAAATCTGATCCTGGGTGCCAACTTCATCCAGTCCCATATCCTGCATTTTTATCACCTGGCAGCACTGGACTATGTGAACGGCCCGGACACGGCGCCTTTTATTCCCAGATATAAAAACAATGATATCCGGGTACCCAAGGATATCAATGACGCAGGTGTTGCCCAGTACCTTGAAGCCCTTGAGATACGCAAAATCTGCCATGAAATGGTGGCGCTTCTGGGCGGCAAAATGCCCCATGTCCAGGGCATTGTCGTAGGCGGAACAACGGAAATTCCCACCAGGGAAGCCCTGAATGCCTATGCGGAACGATTCAAAAAAGTCAAAAAATTCATCATGGAAAAATATATTCCGATAATCTACACCTTAGCAGGGCCTTATGGCGATCTGCTCAAGACAGGTGTGGGCCATAAAAATCTGGTTTCCTGGGGCGTATTTCCCATGGACAGTAAGGGCAACACCTTATTTAAACCAGGCGTTTATACAGACGGAAAAGACTATAAAGTGGACCCCGCCCAGATCAAAGAATATGTTAAATACTCCTGGTTTGAAAACGGCACCACAGGCCTGAATCCCACCAAGGGGCAGACTCGGCCGGAGCCGGGCAAAGCCGGCGCATACTCATTTATCAAGGCGCCCAGATACAATGACAAACCCCATGAAGGCGGTCCTTTGGCCAGAATGTGGGCCACCAATCCGGAACTGTCCCAAACCGGCCAAAGCGCTCTGGGTGTTAAAAGGGTGCGTGATATCGGCAATGCCTGCTTCTCAATTTTAGGTCGTCATATAGCAAGGGCTGAAGAGACCGCCCTGGTTGCAAATGCGGTTGAACAATGGCTTGCCGAAGCCACCCCTGGCAAAGAGACCTTTGTCCAGGCGGAAATCCCTGAAAACGCAGAAGGTATTGGCATGACAGAAGCCCCCAGGGGCGCGCTTCTCCACTATGTGGACATCAAGGACTCCGTGATCTCCAATTACCAGATCACCTCTGCCACCATCTGGAACGCCAATCCCAGGGATGACATGGGCCAAAGAGGCCCCATTGAAGAGGCCCTGATCGGTGTGCCCGTACCTGACGTGGAAAGTCCTGTGAATGTCGGGCGCCTGATACGCGCCTACGACCCCTGACTGGGCTGCGCCGTCCACGTGCTGGACGCAGATACCGGCAAAGAAATCAAAGTGGAAGTTCCCCTGTAA